The Leptodactylus fuscus isolate aLepFus1 chromosome 5, aLepFus1.hap2, whole genome shotgun sequence genome segment cacattgtctgtatcactacatatacaatacaacacatcacattgtctgtatcactacatacacaatacaacacatcacattgtctgtatcactacatacacaatacaacacatcacattgtctgtatcactacatacacaatacaacacatcacattgtctgtatcactacatacacaatacaacacatcacattgtctgtatcactacatatacaatacaacacatcacattgtctgtatcactacatacacaatacaacacatcacattgtctgtatcacgacatacacaatacaacacatcacattgtctgtatcacaacatacaaaatacaacacatcacattgtctgtatcactacatacacaatacaacacatcacattgtctgtatcactacatatacaatacaacacatcacattgtctgtatcactacatacacaatacaacacatcacattgtctgtatcacgacatacacaatacaacacatcacattgtctgtatcactacatacacaatacaacacatcacattgtctgtatcactacatacacaatataacacatcacatcacatttgctagcccaccaaactttttaaagcacttttacagtttcacacgtctgtgtccacccaattctgaaatcaccgcagacgaagtcgcgggtaaaagatagtacaatataatataatgtagaaTGCTAGCTAAGCCTCCACTGGCACATGTCCAACAGTGACCTCGCAGGCCCATAGAGGGCGCCCTTTGCTCAGTGAGCTGCAGTATATCGCAACCAAGAGGCGGAGCTATgctgctggagctcagccaacAAGTCAATGTTCAGCAAAGGAGTTTCAACACAGATCTGAGCCACAAGCAGTATTATGGAGCTGACAAAACAATCCCGAGTTACTCTAAATGACGGGCACAAGATGCCAGTGATTGGACTGGGCACCTATGCCCCTGACAAGGTAGGTGTAATAATTGTTAGCCATAGTTGTACATTCATACAAGAAATCCACAGTTATGGAAACTCTTCCTAACCAACAATATTCTGCATGTAGTAGCAAACTTGTGAGAATGTAATGGGGCCACTAATATGGTGGGCTTGCTGCCATATGGGATGGTGGAAGGTGGTTAATTATGTAATTTTAGTCTCTTGCACAGCTCTTCTGTATTGGTCTCCTCCGAGCTGCTCAGCAAATTCCTCATAGTAGACGGTTTCACAGATCTCTCCCTCTTGTAAAGGGAAGTCTATCACCACTCAGACCGGTTCTATAAACCACCTATATGgtgttgttgttgctgctgctATCATACAGAACATACATTTATGGCTGCTGAGAGATTAAACAAATGGGCTGTCTGTAGGACGCATGGCGGGACCACATCTACTGAAGCACTCATTTTCTTTAGTGGTTATCGCACATTGCCCCTGAAACAGAAAGATTGATGAGTGGTCATCAAAGAAAGGTGCTTCGGCAGGTGTGGCCCCATCCTAAGGGCCCAGAACAGCTCATTTGGAAATACTGAAAGCGGAACTTTTTAATGGTATTCTGAGGATTTTTCATGAATCTAAGGGATGTTGGGCATGGCGTGTATATAGCTGGGGGGCTTTTATGCCTAGACTGACCAGACCGACCAGAAACTCCAACCCAGcaatgaacctagccttagcaaaGAAGAAACGAAACTGAGCATACTCTCAAATAATGATCTCAGTATAAAAATTTTCACTCTATTGTATACGAAAATAGTgtaaaaaaccccccataaattcaTCTTTGCCAacattagatttttctttttctttttttttttaaatgtagattgtgaaccccacatagagctcacaatgtacatgttttccctatcagtatgtctttggaatatgggatggaaatccatgcaaacacggggagaacatacaaactccttgcagatggttttctgcccttggcgggatttgaataccaggactccagcgctgcagggctaaccactgagccaccgtgtggccccaacatTAGATTTTTTTCTCCCCAGTGTACACAGGGTCCAGAATGATACTGTTGAGATGGTGCACAATGCTAGTGTGGAGTACTGCATTCAGACATACACATTATATGGCTGGCCAAGCTTTGGTTTGGCCAATACACATCtaatatatataggaagcttcagAGATATGGAAAGTTTCGGCAAGAGCCACCAGTCCTCTTCTGAACATCCCAGTTCCCTGGAGGATTTGTAGTATGGCACACAATCCTCTGGGCCTGAGCAAGAGACTGCTACTAAATTGTCTGTGTCTCTAAATAAGAATTACAAATTGCCCCTCAACCAACAGTTTGGGACAATTTTGGCAGAAAATTGCACCCAAAACGGAAGATGCTGATATTGACGATGACATCACTTGTACCTCAATGGgattttttgtaatataatacaaCGTACCGATGACATCTATTTCATATCATTACTTATAGTTCCCAAAGTCTATGGCAGAAGAGGCCGTGAAAGTCGCCATTGAGCTTGGGTATCGGCACATTGATTGTGCATTATTATATGGCGATGAAGTTGAGGTCGGCCGAGGTATCAATGCGAAGATCAGAGATGGGACGGTCAAGAGAGAAGAAGTGTTCTACACCGGCAAGGTAATGGCCATGATATACCTACCTAGGTAGCCATGAGTTGTCCTCTTCAGCCATCATCTTGGTCTCAGATGACAATGGCCACCATCGCAGTCAGGGTTCCCATGACTCTGCACTCCATAGACCCCTAATAGACAAATGTCATTCTCAAGCAATTCTCATTTCTCCTATTTTTCCCCTCTTTTAGCTTTGGAACAATTTTCATTCCCCGGAGTTGGTCCGTCCTGCTCTTGAGAAGTCCTTGAAGAATCTTCAGCTGGATTACATGGATCTCTTTCTTATTCACACCCCAATGGCATTCAAGGTCTGGACATTTCCCCCAAAATTTAGTCTAATGTTACATAAATTGGACAAATCTGGAGGCGAGTCTGGAGGATGGGTCCAACTTGTCCCTTCGTTTTGATACAAAATTGGTTGCATTTTGATGACTTTTTCTCTCTTTTTAAGCCCGGGGATGATCTAGTTCCAACAGATGAAAGCGGAAAAGTGATTTATCACAATAGCGATATACGAGACACCTGGAAGGTATGAAGAATGACACCCAATATGGCCGACTTATCACAATTTTTATTtgcctatattaaaaaaaaatcctatagtgTAGATAGCTCATCTGCAGACCTATATCTAGAGGGGATATTTCTATCTAGGACGGACAGATGACGGACCCCCATTTTCTAGATAGATGTGGGTCCATAAGATTTCCTCTTGATATGCCATAAACGTCCCAGCtggaacaacctctttaatccctgttttttgtttgatttttgacTATTTTCTGTATTCTTAGGCTATGGAGGATTGTAAAGAAGCTGGGCTGGTCAAATCTATAGGGATCTCCAACTTCAACCACAAACAAATAGAGCGTATCCTCTGCATGCCGGGACTGAGATACAAACCTGTGTGCAACCAGGTAACACTGAAATATTGGGTCTCTGAATAATTCTTTGTTTTATCCGTGACTTGTACGTAGATGGTCCTTCCAAATTCTGACCTTGTTATATAGTGGTGTTGGTGTAAAGTGCAGGTCAGTTTAGCTGGCACTGAAGAAGGGTTCAATTTGCAAcggaacataaaactttatggtaTGAAAGTTCCGAACAATCCAAAGAACCTGTGTGTCACAAAAATATTCTACTCACTTAGACAAATGGGaataggaagaggaggaggagtctctAGTCTGATGAGGACTGTTACTTAGTCTCAATCGTTCTATTCTGATTAGCGATTTCGTTTTCGACGGTACTTCTTCGGTCTGATCCGAAATGGTGCGGGTAAAGTAGATTATTATATGGTAGGGTCTCTTCAGGCTCTGGCCTCTGCCGTGGCATCGTCCAGCTTTCCTTCTTTCTTCACGGGTTGTCCACCATGTTTTCTATTCCCCTGGTCCAATCAAGGAACATTGTCTCACAGCCATGGGGAATGTGCGCCTGATTTATGGGGAAGTGTGCGAAGGACATAAAGAGACTTCCTAAATCTCCCCCATtagatgtatatatatttataatatgggGCCTCTACAccaaataccaagcacagtgacaTACATTACAGAGTGGCTATGTATCCTATGGATGTGTCATCGGTATATAAGTCTTGGAaaccctctttaggctaaggcctcacactgTGGATATGTAGCCTTCTATtgttgcaacgtggggccttagtcttaagttAGAAATGCGTTTTAAGGTGGTCACCACCATCTTACATTGGTCCAGACACGTAAAATTGCCATATTTCCAGTTGACTTGTTTGCCATTTTGTCCAATCTTAGGTGGAGTGTCACCTCTACTTGAATCAGTCTAAGctgctggagttctgcaagtcacA includes the following:
- the LOC142204123 gene encoding prostaglandin F synthase 1-like, whose protein sequence is MELTKQSRVTLNDGHKMPVIGLGTYAPDKFPKSMAEEAVKVAIELGYRHIDCALLYGDEVEVGRGINAKIRDGTVKREEVFYTGKLWNNFHSPELVRPALEKSLKNLQLDYMDLFLIHTPMAFKPGDDLVPTDESGKVIYHNSDIRDTWKAMEDCKEAGLVKSIGISNFNHKQIERILCMPGLRYKPVCNQVECHLYLNQSKLLEFCKSHDIVLVAYAVLGTIRDVSWIDPNSPILLEEPALNAIAKKHGRSPAQVAIRHMLQRGVVPLAKSFNPERLKQNLEVFDFDLSEEEMKTLNGLTKNVRYVNFAWKDHPNYPFYEEY